The Girardinichthys multiradiatus isolate DD_20200921_A chromosome Y, DD_fGirMul_XY1, whole genome shotgun sequence genome has a window encoding:
- the LOC124863994 gene encoding integrin alpha-3-like isoform X1: MTVEMFVLLSVCLSTCVAFNVDMSFPVLKTIGSKSLFGFSVALHEDLETGNFLLLVGAPKEKAEPHVPANRTGGVYSCPVTANQSDCSRMKLIDPTDLRPSEDLIEDMWLGVSVASQGRPGGRVLACGHRFVKVHNGDGRMIGQCYLHRNGRRYVEDQINWQQIQQHCDYREDHTGEGMCNIGISASITQTDAIFGSPGSNEWRGNVHAFWMNPDDEYVWKKNSFDNKDPRCRNTYLGYSVTQAHHLLSAENQTIVAGAPRDNTMDARGSVMLVVKRSDDLVIQQTLRGQQVGSYFGNAVVAVDLNGDGWNDLLVGAPFYFSRHPGAGGAVYVYMNGREKFHSEASVVLTGPLGSAFGMAVAAAGDLNQDGFQDFAVGAPFHDTGCVMIWTGSKEGVSVEPSQMIQGSTVFAGFRTFGYSLAAGVDVDGNNYPDLLVGSLDDTVALLRSRPVVQLNNRLRVSPDVVNPNDCDFCIQVELCFSFKFNAGKSINNISVNFTVTADVTSLKPRLRFHGTRESVYSSILSVRNGKCKTLRVGLLSTIQNVVEPLVFSLKVSLHENLPNRSNIVQDLKRFPVLSQTPQPIRTQIHIQKACGSDNVCQSNLHMMAQFTDENQEPFPKRNGSQLLNYTSSIRRLLLEVNVSNTASPGQPAEDAHNTVLNISIPPSLIYSGVQLKGDKSGSVECFVEGVALLCQLGNPFRSNQKVQLFIKFEPSELALDTREIRSQLRLSTLSEQSHLSPVSVSLLVEYSLQAALTLIKPGPIFFSGHVIGEQAMKMTEDIGSLVVFTFQVHVLGKPLGHLGNLEVEFDWPKEVTNGKWLLYLTEIRLDGTSNFHCTHNDIINPLNLLMSDEEKRMMRILRVEEEEGERNQKGKTLPVLSMQRQRKTFKLSCSSGARCIKFSCPLFNMTNSATLTVKSRLWNSTMTEDYSDASSVLVQGKATLKLKTTKSTINMKSSPLLIDVNIYPESGLQQNFGAPLWIIVVSVLAGVLLLAVICLLLWKCRFFVRQEAWQTAVLQQKRIMGSAEQHQHVDDDGFLIQDQVTSTRNRNSQKHWVTIWTEIH; this comes from the exons ATGACAGTAGAAATGTTTGTACTGCTGAGCGTCTGCCTTAGTACATGTGTGGCTTTCAACGTCGACATGTCGTTTCCGGTGCTGAAGACAATCGGAAGCAAGAGTCTGTTTGGATTCTCAGTCGCTCTGCATGAGGATCTGGAGACGGGGAACTTCCT GCTATTGGTGGGAGCTCCCAAGGAGAAGGCGGAGCCTCATGTTCCAGCCAATCGAACTGGAGGAGTGTACAGCTGCCCGGTCACAGCTAACCAATCAGACTGCAGTAGGATGAAGCTCATAGACCCAA CAGACCTGAGGCCCTCTGAAGACCTGATTGAGGATATGTGGTTGGGAGTCTCAGTAGCCAGTCAGGGCAGACCTGGAGGGAGGGTCCTG GCCTGTGGTCATCGGTTCGTTAAGGTGCACAACGGGGATGGACGGATGATTGGCCAGTGTTATCTCCATAGAAACGGCCGGCGTTATGTTGAAGATCAGATAAACTGGCAGCAAATCCAGCAGCATTGCGA ttaCAGGGAGGATCATACCGGTGAGGGCATGTGTAACATCGGAATCTCTGCCTCCATCACGCAGACCGACGCCATCTTCGGCTCACCTGGGAGCAACGAGTGGCGGG GAAACGTTCACGCCTTTTGGATGAATCCAGATGACGAGTATGTTTGGAAGAAGAACTCGTTTGACAACAAGGACCCAAGGTGTAGGAACACGTATTTAG GATACTCAGTCACTCAGGCCCATCATCTTCTCTCTGCAGAGAATCAAACCATCGTAGCAG GGGCTCCCAGGGACAATACAATGGATGCTCGTGGTTCTGTGATGCTGGTGGTCAAGCGGTCCGATGATCTGGTGATTCAGCAGACTCTACGAGGTCAACAGGTTGGCTCGTACTTTGGTAACGCTGTGGTAGCCGTGGACCTCAACGGTGATGG CTGGAACGACCTGCTGGTGGGCGCTCCTTTTTACTTCAGCCGTCACCCAGGGGCGGGCGGGGCAGTTTACGTTTACATGAACGGACGAGAGAAGTTCCACTCTGAAGCCAGCGTGGTTCTGACAGGTCCACTTGGCTCTGCTTTTGGAAtggctgttgctgctgcaggagACCTCAACCAAGATGGCTTCCAGG ACTTTGCAGTGGGAGCTCCTTTCCACGATACAGGATGTGTAATGATCTGGACCGGGAGCAAGGAGGGGGTCTCTGTAGAACCGAGTCAG ATGATCCAGGGCAGCACAGTGTTTGCTGGGTTCAGGACCTTTGGGTACTCCCTGGCTGCAGGCGTGGATGTTGATGGGAACAATTATCCAGACCTGCTGGTGGGGTCTCTGGATGATACTGTTGCCCTCCTCAG ATCGCGCCCTGTTGTCCAGCTGAATAACAGGCTCAGAGTTTCTCCGGATGTCGTCAACCCAAACGACTGTGACTTCTG TATCCAGGTGGAGCTGTGCTTCTCCTTCAAGTTCAATGCTGGAAAAAGCATCAACAACATCT CCGTCAACTTTACTGTGACTGCTGATGTCACCAGTCTCAAGCCCCGCCTCCGTTTCCATGGCACCAGAGAGAGTGTGTACTCCAGCATCCTGTCAGTAAGGAATGGAAAGTGTAAAACCCTAAGAGTCGGACTGCTG AGTACCATCCAGAATGTGGTGGAACCTCTGGTGTTCTCCCTAAAGGTCTCTCTGCATGAGAACCTTCCCAACAGAAGCAACATCGTCCAAGACCTAAAACGCTTCCCCGTTCTAAGCCAGACACCTCAACCCATCAGAACCCAG ATCCACATTCAGAAAGCCTGCGGTTCTGATAATGTCTGTCAGAGTAACCTTCACATGATGGCCCAGTTCACAGATGAGAACCAGGAACCCTTCCCCAA GCGTAACGGCAGTCAGCTGCTGAACTACACCAGCAGCATCAGGAGGTTACTTCTGGAGGTCAACGTCAGCAACACCGCGTCACCTGGTCAACCAGCAGAGGACGCTCACAACACCGTCCTCAACATCAGCATCCCGCCGTCGCTCATTTACTCTGGAGTCCAACTAAAG ggGGATAAATCAGGATCTGTTGAGTGTTTTGTTGAAGGTGTCGCTCTTCTCTGTCAGCTGGGGAATCCTTTCAGAAGCAACCAGAAG GTTCAACTGTTCATTAAATTTGAGCCATCTGAGCTAGCTTTGGACACCAGGGAGATCCGGTCTCAGCTGCGGCTGTCCAC GCTCAGTGAGCAGTCACACCTGTCTCCCGTCTCTGTCTCCCTGCTGGTGGAGTATTCCCTGCAGGCGGCTCTGACTTT AATCAAACCGGGTCCGATCTTCTTCAGTGGTCATGTGATCGGTGAGCAGGCCATGAAGATGACCGAGGACATTGGCAGTCTGGTAGTCTTCACCTTTCAG GTTCATGTCCTGGGGAAGCCTCTGGGTCACCTTGGCAACCTGGAGGTGGAGTTTGATTGGCCCAAGGAGGTGACGAATGGAAAGTGGCTGCTGTACCTGACAGAGATTCGCTTGGACGGCACCTCAAATTTTCATTGCACCCATAACGACATCATCAACCCTTTAAACCTCCTG ATGTCCGATGAGGAGAAGAGGATGATGAGGATCCTGAgggtggaggaagaagagggagAGAGGAATCAGAAGGGGAAGACTCTCCCTGTCCTCAGCATGCAGAGACAGAGGAAGACCTTCAAACTG AGCTGCAGCAGCGGGGCCAGATGCATAAAGTTCTCATGTCCTCTGTTCAACATGACCAACTCTGCAACTCTGACGGTGAAGAGCCGACTGTGGAACTCCACCATGACTGAG GACTACAGCGATGCGAGCAGTGTGTTGGTTCAAGGCAAGGCCACTTTGAAGCTGAAGACCACCAAGAGCACCATCAACATGAAGTCGTCCCCCTTACTG ATTGATGTCAACATTTACCCAGAGTCTGGACTGCAGCAGAACTTTGGCGCCCCCTTGTGGATCATAGTGGTGTCAGTCCTGGCTGGAGTGCTCCTGCTGGCTGTAATCTGCCTTCTCCTTTGGAAG TGTCGGTTCTTTGTTCGTCAGGAGGCGTGGCAGACAGCGGTGCTCCAGCAGAAAAGGATTATGGGTAGCGCTGAGCAGCATCAGCACGTGGACGATGACGGTTTCCTGATCCAGGATCAGGTGACCTCGACCCGGAACAGGAACAGCCAAAAACACTGGGTCACTATTTGGACTGAAATTCACTGA
- the LOC124863994 gene encoding integrin alpha-3-like isoform X3, whose amino-acid sequence MKLIDPTDLRPSEDLIEDMWLGVSVASQGRPGGRVLACGHRFVKVHNGDGRMIGQCYLHRNGRRYVEDQINWQQIQQHCDYREDHTGEGMCNIGISASITQTDAIFGSPGSNEWRGNVHAFWMNPDDEYVWKKNSFDNKDPRCRNTYLGYSVTQAHHLLSAENQTIVAGAPRDNTMDARGSVMLVVKRSDDLVIQQTLRGQQVGSYFGNAVVAVDLNGDGWNDLLVGAPFYFSRHPGAGGAVYVYMNGREKFHSEASVVLTGPLGSAFGMAVAAAGDLNQDGFQDFAVGAPFHDTGCVMIWTGSKEGVSVEPSQMIQGSTVFAGFRTFGYSLAAGVDVDGNNYPDLLVGSLDDTVALLRSRPVVQLNNRLRVSPDVVNPNDCDFCIQVELCFSFKFNAGKSINNISVNFTVTADVTSLKPRLRFHGTRESVYSSILSVRNGKCKTLRVGLLSTIQNVVEPLVFSLKVSLHENLPNRSNIVQDLKRFPVLSQTPQPIRTQIHIQKACGSDNVCQSNLHMMAQFTDENQEPFPKRNGSQLLNYTSSIRRLLLEVNVSNTASPGQPAEDAHNTVLNISIPPSLIYSGVQLKGDKSGSVECFVEGVALLCQLGNPFRSNQKVQLFIKFEPSELALDTREIRSQLRLSTLSEQSHLSPVSVSLLVEYSLQAALTLIKPGPIFFSGHVIGEQAMKMTEDIGSLVVFTFQVHVLGKPLGHLGNLEVEFDWPKEVTNGKWLLYLTEIRLDGTSNFHCTHNDIINPLNLLMSDEEKRMMRILRVEEEEGERNQKGKTLPVLSMQRQRKTFKLSCSSGARCIKFSCPLFNMTNSATLTVKSRLWNSTMTEDYSDASSVLVQGKATLKLKTTKSTINMKSSPLLIDVNIYPESGLQQNFGAPLWIIVVSVLAGVLLLAVICLLLWKCRFFVRQEAWQTAVLQQKRIMGSAEQHQHVDDDGFLIQDQVTSTRNRNSQKHWVTIWTEIH is encoded by the exons ATGAAGCTCATAGACCCAA CAGACCTGAGGCCCTCTGAAGACCTGATTGAGGATATGTGGTTGGGAGTCTCAGTAGCCAGTCAGGGCAGACCTGGAGGGAGGGTCCTG GCCTGTGGTCATCGGTTCGTTAAGGTGCACAACGGGGATGGACGGATGATTGGCCAGTGTTATCTCCATAGAAACGGCCGGCGTTATGTTGAAGATCAGATAAACTGGCAGCAAATCCAGCAGCATTGCGA ttaCAGGGAGGATCATACCGGTGAGGGCATGTGTAACATCGGAATCTCTGCCTCCATCACGCAGACCGACGCCATCTTCGGCTCACCTGGGAGCAACGAGTGGCGGG GAAACGTTCACGCCTTTTGGATGAATCCAGATGACGAGTATGTTTGGAAGAAGAACTCGTTTGACAACAAGGACCCAAGGTGTAGGAACACGTATTTAG GATACTCAGTCACTCAGGCCCATCATCTTCTCTCTGCAGAGAATCAAACCATCGTAGCAG GGGCTCCCAGGGACAATACAATGGATGCTCGTGGTTCTGTGATGCTGGTGGTCAAGCGGTCCGATGATCTGGTGATTCAGCAGACTCTACGAGGTCAACAGGTTGGCTCGTACTTTGGTAACGCTGTGGTAGCCGTGGACCTCAACGGTGATGG CTGGAACGACCTGCTGGTGGGCGCTCCTTTTTACTTCAGCCGTCACCCAGGGGCGGGCGGGGCAGTTTACGTTTACATGAACGGACGAGAGAAGTTCCACTCTGAAGCCAGCGTGGTTCTGACAGGTCCACTTGGCTCTGCTTTTGGAAtggctgttgctgctgcaggagACCTCAACCAAGATGGCTTCCAGG ACTTTGCAGTGGGAGCTCCTTTCCACGATACAGGATGTGTAATGATCTGGACCGGGAGCAAGGAGGGGGTCTCTGTAGAACCGAGTCAG ATGATCCAGGGCAGCACAGTGTTTGCTGGGTTCAGGACCTTTGGGTACTCCCTGGCTGCAGGCGTGGATGTTGATGGGAACAATTATCCAGACCTGCTGGTGGGGTCTCTGGATGATACTGTTGCCCTCCTCAG ATCGCGCCCTGTTGTCCAGCTGAATAACAGGCTCAGAGTTTCTCCGGATGTCGTCAACCCAAACGACTGTGACTTCTG TATCCAGGTGGAGCTGTGCTTCTCCTTCAAGTTCAATGCTGGAAAAAGCATCAACAACATCT CCGTCAACTTTACTGTGACTGCTGATGTCACCAGTCTCAAGCCCCGCCTCCGTTTCCATGGCACCAGAGAGAGTGTGTACTCCAGCATCCTGTCAGTAAGGAATGGAAAGTGTAAAACCCTAAGAGTCGGACTGCTG AGTACCATCCAGAATGTGGTGGAACCTCTGGTGTTCTCCCTAAAGGTCTCTCTGCATGAGAACCTTCCCAACAGAAGCAACATCGTCCAAGACCTAAAACGCTTCCCCGTTCTAAGCCAGACACCTCAACCCATCAGAACCCAG ATCCACATTCAGAAAGCCTGCGGTTCTGATAATGTCTGTCAGAGTAACCTTCACATGATGGCCCAGTTCACAGATGAGAACCAGGAACCCTTCCCCAA GCGTAACGGCAGTCAGCTGCTGAACTACACCAGCAGCATCAGGAGGTTACTTCTGGAGGTCAACGTCAGCAACACCGCGTCACCTGGTCAACCAGCAGAGGACGCTCACAACACCGTCCTCAACATCAGCATCCCGCCGTCGCTCATTTACTCTGGAGTCCAACTAAAG ggGGATAAATCAGGATCTGTTGAGTGTTTTGTTGAAGGTGTCGCTCTTCTCTGTCAGCTGGGGAATCCTTTCAGAAGCAACCAGAAG GTTCAACTGTTCATTAAATTTGAGCCATCTGAGCTAGCTTTGGACACCAGGGAGATCCGGTCTCAGCTGCGGCTGTCCAC GCTCAGTGAGCAGTCACACCTGTCTCCCGTCTCTGTCTCCCTGCTGGTGGAGTATTCCCTGCAGGCGGCTCTGACTTT AATCAAACCGGGTCCGATCTTCTTCAGTGGTCATGTGATCGGTGAGCAGGCCATGAAGATGACCGAGGACATTGGCAGTCTGGTAGTCTTCACCTTTCAG GTTCATGTCCTGGGGAAGCCTCTGGGTCACCTTGGCAACCTGGAGGTGGAGTTTGATTGGCCCAAGGAGGTGACGAATGGAAAGTGGCTGCTGTACCTGACAGAGATTCGCTTGGACGGCACCTCAAATTTTCATTGCACCCATAACGACATCATCAACCCTTTAAACCTCCTG ATGTCCGATGAGGAGAAGAGGATGATGAGGATCCTGAgggtggaggaagaagagggagAGAGGAATCAGAAGGGGAAGACTCTCCCTGTCCTCAGCATGCAGAGACAGAGGAAGACCTTCAAACTG AGCTGCAGCAGCGGGGCCAGATGCATAAAGTTCTCATGTCCTCTGTTCAACATGACCAACTCTGCAACTCTGACGGTGAAGAGCCGACTGTGGAACTCCACCATGACTGAG GACTACAGCGATGCGAGCAGTGTGTTGGTTCAAGGCAAGGCCACTTTGAAGCTGAAGACCACCAAGAGCACCATCAACATGAAGTCGTCCCCCTTACTG ATTGATGTCAACATTTACCCAGAGTCTGGACTGCAGCAGAACTTTGGCGCCCCCTTGTGGATCATAGTGGTGTCAGTCCTGGCTGGAGTGCTCCTGCTGGCTGTAATCTGCCTTCTCCTTTGGAAG TGTCGGTTCTTTGTTCGTCAGGAGGCGTGGCAGACAGCGGTGCTCCAGCAGAAAAGGATTATGGGTAGCGCTGAGCAGCATCAGCACGTGGACGATGACGGTTTCCTGATCCAGGATCAGGTGACCTCGACCCGGAACAGGAACAGCCAAAAACACTGGGTCACTATTTGGACTGAAATTCACTGA
- the LOC124863994 gene encoding integrin alpha-3-like isoform X4 has product MIGQCYLHRNGRRYVEDQINWQQIQQHCDYREDHTGEGMCNIGISASITQTDAIFGSPGSNEWRGNVHAFWMNPDDEYVWKKNSFDNKDPRCRNTYLGYSVTQAHHLLSAENQTIVAGAPRDNTMDARGSVMLVVKRSDDLVIQQTLRGQQVGSYFGNAVVAVDLNGDGWNDLLVGAPFYFSRHPGAGGAVYVYMNGREKFHSEASVVLTGPLGSAFGMAVAAAGDLNQDGFQDFAVGAPFHDTGCVMIWTGSKEGVSVEPSQMIQGSTVFAGFRTFGYSLAAGVDVDGNNYPDLLVGSLDDTVALLRSRPVVQLNNRLRVSPDVVNPNDCDFCIQVELCFSFKFNAGKSINNISVNFTVTADVTSLKPRLRFHGTRESVYSSILSVRNGKCKTLRVGLLSTIQNVVEPLVFSLKVSLHENLPNRSNIVQDLKRFPVLSQTPQPIRTQIHIQKACGSDNVCQSNLHMMAQFTDENQEPFPKRNGSQLLNYTSSIRRLLLEVNVSNTASPGQPAEDAHNTVLNISIPPSLIYSGVQLKGDKSGSVECFVEGVALLCQLGNPFRSNQKVQLFIKFEPSELALDTREIRSQLRLSTLSEQSHLSPVSVSLLVEYSLQAALTLIKPGPIFFSGHVIGEQAMKMTEDIGSLVVFTFQVHVLGKPLGHLGNLEVEFDWPKEVTNGKWLLYLTEIRLDGTSNFHCTHNDIINPLNLLMSDEEKRMMRILRVEEEEGERNQKGKTLPVLSMQRQRKTFKLSCSSGARCIKFSCPLFNMTNSATLTVKSRLWNSTMTEDYSDASSVLVQGKATLKLKTTKSTINMKSSPLLIDVNIYPESGLQQNFGAPLWIIVVSVLAGVLLLAVICLLLWKCRFFVRQEAWQTAVLQQKRIMGSAEQHQHVDDDGFLIQDQVTSTRNRNSQKHWVTIWTEIH; this is encoded by the exons ATGATTGGCCAGTGTTATCTCCATAGAAACGGCCGGCGTTATGTTGAAGATCAGATAAACTGGCAGCAAATCCAGCAGCATTGCGA ttaCAGGGAGGATCATACCGGTGAGGGCATGTGTAACATCGGAATCTCTGCCTCCATCACGCAGACCGACGCCATCTTCGGCTCACCTGGGAGCAACGAGTGGCGGG GAAACGTTCACGCCTTTTGGATGAATCCAGATGACGAGTATGTTTGGAAGAAGAACTCGTTTGACAACAAGGACCCAAGGTGTAGGAACACGTATTTAG GATACTCAGTCACTCAGGCCCATCATCTTCTCTCTGCAGAGAATCAAACCATCGTAGCAG GGGCTCCCAGGGACAATACAATGGATGCTCGTGGTTCTGTGATGCTGGTGGTCAAGCGGTCCGATGATCTGGTGATTCAGCAGACTCTACGAGGTCAACAGGTTGGCTCGTACTTTGGTAACGCTGTGGTAGCCGTGGACCTCAACGGTGATGG CTGGAACGACCTGCTGGTGGGCGCTCCTTTTTACTTCAGCCGTCACCCAGGGGCGGGCGGGGCAGTTTACGTTTACATGAACGGACGAGAGAAGTTCCACTCTGAAGCCAGCGTGGTTCTGACAGGTCCACTTGGCTCTGCTTTTGGAAtggctgttgctgctgcaggagACCTCAACCAAGATGGCTTCCAGG ACTTTGCAGTGGGAGCTCCTTTCCACGATACAGGATGTGTAATGATCTGGACCGGGAGCAAGGAGGGGGTCTCTGTAGAACCGAGTCAG ATGATCCAGGGCAGCACAGTGTTTGCTGGGTTCAGGACCTTTGGGTACTCCCTGGCTGCAGGCGTGGATGTTGATGGGAACAATTATCCAGACCTGCTGGTGGGGTCTCTGGATGATACTGTTGCCCTCCTCAG ATCGCGCCCTGTTGTCCAGCTGAATAACAGGCTCAGAGTTTCTCCGGATGTCGTCAACCCAAACGACTGTGACTTCTG TATCCAGGTGGAGCTGTGCTTCTCCTTCAAGTTCAATGCTGGAAAAAGCATCAACAACATCT CCGTCAACTTTACTGTGACTGCTGATGTCACCAGTCTCAAGCCCCGCCTCCGTTTCCATGGCACCAGAGAGAGTGTGTACTCCAGCATCCTGTCAGTAAGGAATGGAAAGTGTAAAACCCTAAGAGTCGGACTGCTG AGTACCATCCAGAATGTGGTGGAACCTCTGGTGTTCTCCCTAAAGGTCTCTCTGCATGAGAACCTTCCCAACAGAAGCAACATCGTCCAAGACCTAAAACGCTTCCCCGTTCTAAGCCAGACACCTCAACCCATCAGAACCCAG ATCCACATTCAGAAAGCCTGCGGTTCTGATAATGTCTGTCAGAGTAACCTTCACATGATGGCCCAGTTCACAGATGAGAACCAGGAACCCTTCCCCAA GCGTAACGGCAGTCAGCTGCTGAACTACACCAGCAGCATCAGGAGGTTACTTCTGGAGGTCAACGTCAGCAACACCGCGTCACCTGGTCAACCAGCAGAGGACGCTCACAACACCGTCCTCAACATCAGCATCCCGCCGTCGCTCATTTACTCTGGAGTCCAACTAAAG ggGGATAAATCAGGATCTGTTGAGTGTTTTGTTGAAGGTGTCGCTCTTCTCTGTCAGCTGGGGAATCCTTTCAGAAGCAACCAGAAG GTTCAACTGTTCATTAAATTTGAGCCATCTGAGCTAGCTTTGGACACCAGGGAGATCCGGTCTCAGCTGCGGCTGTCCAC GCTCAGTGAGCAGTCACACCTGTCTCCCGTCTCTGTCTCCCTGCTGGTGGAGTATTCCCTGCAGGCGGCTCTGACTTT AATCAAACCGGGTCCGATCTTCTTCAGTGGTCATGTGATCGGTGAGCAGGCCATGAAGATGACCGAGGACATTGGCAGTCTGGTAGTCTTCACCTTTCAG GTTCATGTCCTGGGGAAGCCTCTGGGTCACCTTGGCAACCTGGAGGTGGAGTTTGATTGGCCCAAGGAGGTGACGAATGGAAAGTGGCTGCTGTACCTGACAGAGATTCGCTTGGACGGCACCTCAAATTTTCATTGCACCCATAACGACATCATCAACCCTTTAAACCTCCTG ATGTCCGATGAGGAGAAGAGGATGATGAGGATCCTGAgggtggaggaagaagagggagAGAGGAATCAGAAGGGGAAGACTCTCCCTGTCCTCAGCATGCAGAGACAGAGGAAGACCTTCAAACTG AGCTGCAGCAGCGGGGCCAGATGCATAAAGTTCTCATGTCCTCTGTTCAACATGACCAACTCTGCAACTCTGACGGTGAAGAGCCGACTGTGGAACTCCACCATGACTGAG GACTACAGCGATGCGAGCAGTGTGTTGGTTCAAGGCAAGGCCACTTTGAAGCTGAAGACCACCAAGAGCACCATCAACATGAAGTCGTCCCCCTTACTG ATTGATGTCAACATTTACCCAGAGTCTGGACTGCAGCAGAACTTTGGCGCCCCCTTGTGGATCATAGTGGTGTCAGTCCTGGCTGGAGTGCTCCTGCTGGCTGTAATCTGCCTTCTCCTTTGGAAG TGTCGGTTCTTTGTTCGTCAGGAGGCGTGGCAGACAGCGGTGCTCCAGCAGAAAAGGATTATGGGTAGCGCTGAGCAGCATCAGCACGTGGACGATGACGGTTTCCTGATCCAGGATCAGGTGACCTCGACCCGGAACAGGAACAGCCAAAAACACTGGGTCACTATTTGGACTGAAATTCACTGA